Proteins found in one Oncorhynchus gorbuscha isolate QuinsamMale2020 ecotype Even-year linkage group LG15, OgorEven_v1.0, whole genome shotgun sequence genomic segment:
- the LOC123997917 gene encoding tRNA (guanine(10)-N2)-methyltransferase homolog isoform X2, which produces MEYLTFEGRVNLRNPKHIFCLLEDYGTDPNDIPDEPLYIYFGRWIADGQRELIRSHSVKNRHFIGNTSMDAGLSFIMANHARVKAHDLVYDPFVGTGSLLVACSHFGAYVCGTDIDYNTIHGIGKASRKNQKWRGPDENIRANLRQYGSEKLYVDVLVSDASKPIWRDGVLFDTIITDPPYGIRESTRRTGSQKDSVNSVKPSEDYVGDSHVPVSMAYHLSDIFTDLLNFSAQHLVIGGRLVYWLPIYRPEYCEEMVPLNACLRLVSNCEQTLSSHTSRRLITMEKIKEPEETDALAHLSDPHFSPYQGHNAFREKYFSGISKRTLTGKDETNKMAANGGE; this is translated from the exons ATGGAATATCTCACCTTCGAGGGAAGGGTCAATCTACGGAACCCTAAACATATCTTCTGTCTGTTGGAGGACTATGGGACTGACCCTAACGACATCCCAGACGAGCCTCTCTACATCTACTTTGGGAGATGG ATTGCAGATGGCCAGCGTGAGTTGATTCGCTCTCACAGTGTGAAGAACAGGCACTTCATAGGTAACACCAGTATGGACGCTGGGTTGTCTTTTATCATGGCCAACCATGCCAGGGTCAAGGCTCACGACCTGGTCTACGACCCCTTCGTTGGGACTG gtaGCCTCCTGGTTGCATGCTCTCATTTTGGTGCATATGTCTGTGGAACGGATATTGATTACAACACCATCCATGGGATAG GAAAAGCGAGTCGTAAGAACCAGAAGTGGAGGGGTCCAGATGAGAACATCAGAGCCAACCTGCGTCAGTACGGCTCAGAGAAGCTGTATGTGGACGTCCTTGTGTCTGACGCCTCCAAGCCTATCTGGAGGGACGGAGTGCTCTTTGATACCATCATCACTGACC CCCCGTATGGGATTCGGGAGTCAACCAGGAGAACAGGCTCTCAGAAGGACAGTGTAAACAGTGTGAAGCCATCTGAAGACTA CGTTGGAGACAGCCATGTCCCCGTTTCCATGGCTTACCACCTGAGTGACATATTCACTGACCTGTTAAACTTCTCAGCTCAACACCTGGTCATCGGAGGGCGGCTAGTCTACTGGCTACCAATCTACAGGCCAGA gtacTGTGAAGAGATGGTGCCCCTGAATGCCTGTCTCAGACTGGTCAGTAACTGTGAACAGACCCTTTCCAGCCACACCTCCAGACGTCTCATCACCATGGAGAAGATCAAGGAACCAGAG gagaCAGATGCCCTGGCCCACCTGTCAGACCCTCACTTTAGCCCGTACCAAGGCCACAATGCCTTCAGGGAAAAGTACTTCAGCGGCATCAGCAAGAGGACATTGACAGGAAAGGATGAGACCAACAAGATGGCCGCCAACGGTGGGGAGTGA
- the LOC123997653 gene encoding actin-binding Rho-activating protein-like yields the protein MENNGTVCVTSVKGLKDNWQRWSNEHQEYQKHNPFSNDREAMVNVTAQQQRLQRDQDGYGRPLEGSLTEQRGQDAHIHISREVEELCQVIRDIGESCGDGGSEERPVVMVEFGKLFEHYVNISNKVVGILLRARKQGLVSFEGEMLWQGQDDRVLITLLQSPG from the coding sequence ATGGAGAACAACGGGACAGTGTGTGTGACGTCAGTGAAAGGGTTAAAGGACAACTGGCAGAGATGGTCCAACGAGCACCAGGAGTACCAGAAACACAACCCCTTCAGTAACGACCGGGAGGCTATGGTGAATGTGACTGCCCAGCAGCAGAGGCTCCAAAGGGACCAGGATGGCTACGGGAGGCCCCTGGAGGGCTCCTTGACAGAGCAGAGGGGCCAGGACGCCCACATCCACATTAGCCGGGAGGTGGAGGAGCTCTGCCAGGTGATCAGGGACATCGGGGAAAGCTGTGGGGACGGAGGCAGCGAGGAGAGACCTGTGGTGATGGTAGAGTTTGGGAAGCTGTTTGAGCACTATGTGAACATCTCCAACAAGGTGGTAGGGATCCTGCTGAGGGCCAGAAAACAAGGCCTGGTCAGCTTTGAAGGGGAGATGTTGTGGCAGGGGCAGGATGACCGGGTCCTCATCACACTGCTACAGTCACCAGGATGA
- the LOC123997917 gene encoding tRNA (guanine(10)-N2)-methyltransferase homolog isoform X1, whose amino-acid sequence MAIHCSRICLQYLIHLAHDNVDFRLPEIRSLLSLRGKPFDPGENFKETSPFWLLNGLSEEDVNSIMARTVCAKSAFELWGHGRTHSELRNSLLKYPTENMSPFLQKDSTYKINVYTFNKTLEFEDRIKKIDAMEYLTFEGRVNLRNPKHIFCLLEDYGTDPNDIPDEPLYIYFGRWIADGQRELIRSHSVKNRHFIGNTSMDAGLSFIMANHARVKAHDLVYDPFVGTGSLLVACSHFGAYVCGTDIDYNTIHGIGKASRKNQKWRGPDENIRANLRQYGSEKLYVDVLVSDASKPIWRDGVLFDTIITDPPYGIRESTRRTGSQKDSVNSVKPSEDYVGDSHVPVSMAYHLSDIFTDLLNFSAQHLVIGGRLVYWLPIYRPEYCEEMVPLNACLRLVSNCEQTLSSHTSRRLITMEKIKEPEETDALAHLSDPHFSPYQGHNAFREKYFSGISKRTLTGKDETNKMAANGGE is encoded by the exons ATGGCGATCCACTGTAGCAGAATATGCCTGCAGTATTTGATACATCTGGCCCACGACAATGTTGACTTCAGGCTACCG GAGATTAGGTCGTTGCTGTCCCTCAGGGGCAAACCGTTTGATCCAGGTGAAAACTTCAAAGAAACG TCTCCATTCTGGCTCCTGAATGGCTTGTCAGAGGAAGATGTCAACAGCATCATGGCCAGAACTGTTTGTGCAAA GTCTGCATTTGAGCTGTGGGGTCATGGCAGAACGCACAGTGAACTCAGGAACTCACTCTTGAAATATCCAACAGAGAACATG TCACCCTTTCTACAGAAAGACTCAACATACAAAATCAATGTCTACACTTTCAACAAGACTCTAGAGTTTGAAGATAGAATTAAAAAGATAGAT GCAATGGAATATCTCACCTTCGAGGGAAGGGTCAATCTACGGAACCCTAAACATATCTTCTGTCTGTTGGAGGACTATGGGACTGACCCTAACGACATCCCAGACGAGCCTCTCTACATCTACTTTGGGAGATGG ATTGCAGATGGCCAGCGTGAGTTGATTCGCTCTCACAGTGTGAAGAACAGGCACTTCATAGGTAACACCAGTATGGACGCTGGGTTGTCTTTTATCATGGCCAACCATGCCAGGGTCAAGGCTCACGACCTGGTCTACGACCCCTTCGTTGGGACTG gtaGCCTCCTGGTTGCATGCTCTCATTTTGGTGCATATGTCTGTGGAACGGATATTGATTACAACACCATCCATGGGATAG GAAAAGCGAGTCGTAAGAACCAGAAGTGGAGGGGTCCAGATGAGAACATCAGAGCCAACCTGCGTCAGTACGGCTCAGAGAAGCTGTATGTGGACGTCCTTGTGTCTGACGCCTCCAAGCCTATCTGGAGGGACGGAGTGCTCTTTGATACCATCATCACTGACC CCCCGTATGGGATTCGGGAGTCAACCAGGAGAACAGGCTCTCAGAAGGACAGTGTAAACAGTGTGAAGCCATCTGAAGACTA CGTTGGAGACAGCCATGTCCCCGTTTCCATGGCTTACCACCTGAGTGACATATTCACTGACCTGTTAAACTTCTCAGCTCAACACCTGGTCATCGGAGGGCGGCTAGTCTACTGGCTACCAATCTACAGGCCAGA gtacTGTGAAGAGATGGTGCCCCTGAATGCCTGTCTCAGACTGGTCAGTAACTGTGAACAGACCCTTTCCAGCCACACCTCCAGACGTCTCATCACCATGGAGAAGATCAAGGAACCAGAG gagaCAGATGCCCTGGCCCACCTGTCAGACCCTCACTTTAGCCCGTACCAAGGCCACAATGCCTTCAGGGAAAAGTACTTCAGCGGCATCAGCAAGAGGACATTGACAGGAAAGGATGAGACCAACAAGATGGCCGCCAACGGTGGGGAGTGA